A single region of the Fusarium keratoplasticum isolate Fu6.1 chromosome 7, whole genome shotgun sequence genome encodes:
- a CDS encoding HET domain-containing protein, with protein MSFFLRKTKFKYASHLDNHSIRLVRFLKPGWTQRTAELSLELSIWQLQDSDRLGYHALSYTWGPPEGDGSYSSSDMRPILLNGRKFQVYPNLHDALVQLQNSLVTEYHWIDAIRINQEDEREKAAQVSMMAHIYFSATQVNVWVGRSNEDTPMVKALIGNLAMYIDNVLAIEGDLDPLLERKVKQLGLPSLTRENWLPLVKFYFLNWFRRSWVIQEVALARNVRIVMGDKGYITWGDLRDANGIMNRLGFYPGGLTEMQQGLGDEWTFPAIGYPAEMIMANGLCKS; from the coding sequence ATGAGTTTCTTTCTTCGCAAGACCAAGTTCAAATATGCCTCACACCTGGACAACCATAGCATTCGGCTTGTGCGATTTCTCAAGCCAGGATGGACACAGCGAACAGCGGAGTTGAGTCTCGAGCTAAGCATCTGGCAACTCCAAGATTCCGACAGGCTTGGCTATCACGCGCTCTCGTATACCTGGGGGCCACCCGAAGGGGACGGTAGTTACAGCTCTTCCGACATGCGCCCAATTCTACTCAACGGCAGGAAATTTCAGGTCTATCCCAACTTGCACGATGCTCTTGTCCAGCTTCAAAACTCTCTCGTCACTGAGTATCACTGGATTGATGCCATCCGCATCAACCAGGAAGACGAACGTGAAAAAGCAGCTCAAGTATCCATGATGGCTCATATCTATTTCTCGGCCACTCAAGTCAATGTCTGGGTTGGAAGAAGTAACGAAGACACACCCATGGTCAAGGCTCTGATCGGGAACTTGGCAATGTATATTGACAATGTATTGGCCATCGAGGGAGACCTGGATCCCCTACTCGAGAGAAAGGTGAAACAACTTGGACTCCCATCCTTGACCAGGGAGAATTGGCTACCATTGGTGAAATTCTACTTTCTAAATTGGTTCAGGCGATCGTGGGTTATACAGGAAGTGGCACTGGCAAGGAATGTTCGTATTGTCATGGGCGACAAGGGGTACATCACTTGGGGGGACCTCAGAGATGCAAATGGCATCATGAACCGACTCGGATTCTACCCAGGCGGCTTGACCGAGATGCAGCAGGGACTGGGAGATGAATGGACGTTTCCCGCAATTGGTTATccggccgagatgatcatGGCCAATGGCTTGTGCAAGTCTTGA
- a CDS encoding Zn(2)-C6 fungal-type domain-containing protein, whose amino-acid sequence MSDQSQVDVGHKRGRRVTACIECRKRKKKCDRRWPCNYCRRRQSAHECKYESKVAPGSNEPAADQVTHSSMQGHVSVGGSAEASAAVISLGYMDDPVLNMIASTAQANDTAKSLELSGPVVQASRAVPPRPYADMLVQSFFDNVNHHYCILYQPSFQASYEAWWSRRRDISYLCAMTAIAFTSLILRVCSNAIQFLPKDGQDRLESELGESATDLSQLYHEAANSLSDLLPPGVAGLVNAQQLFLGATWLKAEANFLESWHMLARSVRQAQEIGIDTDKSTPDMTGYELDSRRRLWCALDTWDRFMTAVFNRPRIIGSDNSVPYPSTTLSLSGVSSDVPSAALAKVLENQLGRVLSGTKPGNRSLEESLATVESWMSTLPPVFSLLAPEKRWDEDAPWLRFQRLQLHCVGYMTQLALMKAALAVEPQQQNYVEKATDIGILAMRVCQEFFDLCFPPQAKYFMVSFCPFDVAAFLCSLLLRDGNRILSKRGEMVNAIGSALSISFRLRDYTKMGESTWAILNALVSRLQLEPGENEALGNLVRAHKLDDGELESMPRGQVLPSEGVTVSLSQWQNQNVFFGETEGSLDLGVLDGVWDWQSLSNEFNL is encoded by the exons ATGAGCGACCAATCCCAAGTCGATGTCGGACACAAGCGTGGCCGGAGAGTCACGGCGTGCATAGAGTGTcgcaagaggaagaagaaatgTGACCGTCGGTGGCCATGCAACTACTGCCGGAGACGACAGTCGGCCCATGAATGCAAATATGAGAGCAAGGTAGCTCCAGGGTCGAACGAGCCTGCTGCAGACCAAGTCACGCATAGTTCCATGCAAGGGCATGTTTCTGTCGGTGGCTCTGCAGAAGCTTCCGCTGCCGTTATATCCCTCGGGTACATGGACGACCCAGTGCTCAACATGATTGCA AGCACGGCTCAGGCAAACGACACAGCAAAATCGCTGGAGCTGTCAGGTCCAGTAGTTCAAGCCTCTCGTGCCGTTCCTCCACGTCCATATGCCGATATGCTCGTGCAGAGCTTCTTTGATAACGTCAACCACCATTACTGCATTCTCTATCAGCCATCCTTCCAGGCCTCTTACGAAGCCTGGTGGTCACGCCGTCGAGATATCTCATATCTCTGCGCCATGACGGCCATTGCTTTTACCAGCTTGATCCTACGTGTCTGCTCCAATGCAATCCAGTTTCTACCGAAAGATGGACAAGATAGACTAGAGTCCGAGCTCGGAGAATCCGCAACCGATCTCAGCCAGCTCTATCACGAGGCCGCAAATTCATTGAGCGACCTTCTCCCCCCGGGCGTGGCAGGGCTCGTCAATGCTCAGCAGCTCTTTCTTGGGGCAACTTGGTTAAAGGCTGAGGCGAACTTCCTTGAATCGTGGCACATGCTGGCGCGGTCAGTAAGACAGGCACAAGAGATTG GCATCGATACCGATAAGTCAACACCCGACATGACGGGATACGAGCTAGATTCACGAAGGCGGCTGTGGTGCGCTCTGGACACTTGGGATAG ATTTATGACAGCTGTCTTCAACCGACCTCGCATCATAGGTTCCGATAACTCTGTGCCATATCCTAGCACTACTCTCAGCCTCTCTGGCGTTAGCTCGGATGTCCCTTCAGCAGCACTGGCCAAGGTTCTCGAGAACCAGCTCGGAAGGGTTCTATCGGGAACCAAGCCAGGAAATCGCTCTCTGGAAGAGAGCCTTGCAACAGTCGAAAGCTGGATGTCTACCCTTCCACCTGTGTTCAGTCTGCTTGCCCCTGAAAAGCGATGGGATGAAGATGCTCCCTGGCTGCGGTTCCAGCGGCTGCAGTTGCATTGTGTCGGATACATGACCCAGCTGGCCCTCATGAAGGCGGCATTGGCAGTTGAGCCCCAGCAGCAAAACTACGTTGAGAAAGCTACGGATATCGGCATATTGGCTATGCGTGTTTGTCAAGAATTCTTCGACCTCTGCTTTCCGCCACAGGCCAAGTATTTCATGGTCTCGTTCTGCCCGTTTGATGTTGCGGCGTTCCTATGCTCGCTACTCCTCAGAGACGGGAACAGGATATTGTCGAAGAGAGGTGAAATGGTGAATGCGATTGGCTCCGCGCTTTCGATATCCTTCCGACTACGAGACTATACCAAGATGGGAGAATCGACATGGGCCATACTCAACGCCTTGGTGTCACGACTCCAACTAGAGCCGGGTGAGAATGAGGCGCTGGGAAATTTGGTGAGAGCTCACAAATTAGATGACGGAGAATTAGAGTCAATGCCCAGGGGTCAAGTGCTTCCGAGTGAGGGAGTTACTGTCTCCTTGAGTCAATGGCAGAACCAAAACGTCTTTTTTGGTGAAACCGAGGGAAGTCTTGATCTAGGGGTCTTGGATGGAGTCTGGGACTGGCAAAGTCTGTCGAATGAGTTTAACCTATAG